A region from the Brassica napus cultivar Da-Ae unplaced genomic scaffold, Da-Ae ScsIHWf_2519;HRSCAF=3256, whole genome shotgun sequence genome encodes:
- the LOC125601293 gene encoding phosphoribosylaminoimidazole carboxylase, chloroplastic-like: protein MLLLKQSSAAVLVSGNPSPVLYTPRFTSRVGSLPVSKTNSFTMANLQKGLTYSSSEKFNPVLACSSHEASPISEDTHIKGVSEIIVGVLGGGQLGRMLCQAASQMAIKVMILDPSKNCSASSLAYGHMVDSFDDSATVEEFAKRCGVLTVEIEHVDVETLEKLEKQGVDVQPKASTIRIIQDKYIQKVHFSRHGIPLPEFMEISDIEGAERAGELFGYPLMIKSKRLAYDGRGNAVANSQDALTSAVTALGGFSRGLYVEKWAPFVKELAVIVARGRDGSMVCYPVVETVHRDNICHIVKAPADVPWKINKLATDVAQKAVGSLEGAGVFAVELFLTDDGQILLNEVAPRPHNSGHQTIESCYTSQFEQHLRAVVGLPLGDPSMRTPASIMYNILGEDDGEAGFRLAHRLIARALSVPGASVHWYDKPEMRKQRKMGHITLVGQSIGVLEQRLQCILSEQTHQVHETPRVGIIMGSDSDLPIMKDAAKILDMFAVTYEVKIVSAHRTPEMMFSYASSAHSRGVQVIIAGAGGAAHLPGMVASLTPLPVIGVPVRATRLDGVDSLLSIVQMPRGVPVATVAINNSTNAALLAIRMLGISDTDLVSRMSQYQEDMREENMVKGEKLERQGWESYLNQ from the exons ATGTTGCTTCTGAAACAGAGCTCAGCTGCTGTTCTTGTCTCTGGGAATCCAAGTCCTGTCCTTTACACTCCTCGCTTCACTTCCAGAGTTGGATCTCTTCCAGTTAGCAAAACCAACTCCTTCACCATGGCGAATCTTCAGAAGGGTCTTACTTATTCTTCTTCTGAGAAATTCAACCCGGTGTTAGCGTGTAGCTCTCACGAGGCTTCTCCTATCAG CGAGGATACACATATCAAGGGAGTCTCTGAGATCATTGTGGGAGTGTTGGGAGGTGGACAGTTAGGTCGCATGCTTTGCCAAGCTGCTTCTCAAATGGCCATCAAGGTTATGATTCTAGATCCTTCAAAGAACTGTTCAGCAAGCTCATTAGCTTATGGCCACATGGTTGATAGCTTTGACGACAGTGCTACAGTTGAAGAGTTTGCAAAAAG ATGTGGAGTCTTGACAGTAGAAATTGAACATGTTGACGTTGAAACACTAGAGAAGCTTGAGAAACAAGGAGTAGATGTCCAACCAAAAGCCTCTACTATCAGGATAATACAG GATAAATACATACAAAAAGTTCATTTCTCTCGGCATGGCATCCCACTTCCAGAGTTTATGGAG ATAAGCGATATTGAAGGAGCTGAAAGAGCAGGTGAACTTTTTGGTTACCCTCTTATGATCAAGAGCAAGAGATTAGCTTATGATGGACGAGGAAATGCAGTTGCTAATAGCCAAGACGCGCTTACTTCTGCTGTAACTG CTCTTGGAGGTTTCAGTCGTGGTTTGTACGTTGAGAAATGGGCACCCTTTGTAAAG GAGTTGGCTGTTATTGTGGCTAGGGGAAGAGATGGTTCCATGGTTTGTTATCCAGTTGTTGAAACTGTTCACag GGATAACATATGCCATATAGTTAAAGCACCAGCAGATGTGCCTTGGAAGATCAACAAACTTGCCACTGATGTTGCCCAAAAGGCTGTTGGTTCTTTAGAAGGCGCTGGTGTTTTTGCTGTTGAGCTGTTCTTGACAGATGATGGTCAG ATCCTGCTAAACGAAGTTGCACCTAGACCACACAACAGTGGACATCAAACGATCGAGTCATGTTACACTTCACAGTTTGAACAACACTTGCGAGCTGTGGTTGGTCTTCCACTCGGTGATCCGTCTATGAGAACTCCTGCCTCCATTATGTACAATATTCTGGGTGAAGATGAT GGAGAAGCTGGTTTCAGATTGGCACATCGGCTCATTGCAAGAGCTCTGAGTGTACCAGGTGCATCTGTGCATTGGTATGACAAGCCAG AAATGAGAAAACAGCGGAAGATGGGACACATCACTCTTGTGGGGCAGTCTATTGGTGTTTTGGAACAAAGGTTGCAATGTATATTAAGTGAGCAAACCCATCAAGTACATG AGACACCTCGtgttggtatcatcatgggttCAGACTCTGATCTTCCTATTATGAAAGATGCTGCCAAGATTCTCGACATGTTTGCTGTTACATATGAG GTGAAGATAGTATCAGCACATCGCACACCAGAGATGATGTTTTCATATGCAAGCTCAGCTCATAGTAGAGGAGTCCAAGTGATAATTGCAGGTGCTGGTGGTGCTGCTCACTTACCAG GTATGGTTGCTTCACTCACTCCTTTACCTGTGATTGGTGTCCCTGTACGTGCTACCCGTTTGGATGGAGTTGATTCACTTCTCTCCATCGTTCAG ATGCCTAGGGGTGTTCCTGTAGCCACAGTTGCTATAAACAACTCCACCAACGCAGCCTTGCTTGCTATCAGGATGCTGGGGATCTCTGATACTGATCTCGTCTCAag GATGAGTCAGTACCAGGAAGACATGAGAGAAGAGAACATGGTTAAAGGTGAGAAACTTGAGCGTCAAGGTTGGGAATCATACTTGAACCAGTGA
- the LOC125601294 gene encoding scarecrow-like protein 9 — translation MITDPAPADRTRLPDQPSSLTLFDGYNYSHGLSNNQNAFVTSAAGEEEDPADEFDFSDAVLGYISQILMEEDMDDRVCMLQESLDLEAAERSLYEAIGKKYPPSPERSSPYVENLDHVVPAGDRNGSGGGFMSGGMKPMSGGGFTLDFRNPQSRCSPVLSVPQSPYGVHESSNASREDQSVWLFRRGVEEGSERNEMIVNFREDSRSKVRRNPNSGEEERCSKLPAVFSETILRSDVVDKILVHVPGGESMKEFDALREVLKKGVGKKKASAPQEGKRRARGRGRGRGGGGVKKEVVDLRSLLIHCAQAVAADDSRCAGQLLKQIRQHSTPFGDGNQRLAHCFANGLEARLAGTGSQIYKGIVSKPRSAAAVLKAHQLFLACCPFRKLSYFITNKTIRDLVGNSPRVHVIDFGILYGFQWPTLIHRFSIYGKPKVRVTGIEFPQPGFRPTQRVEETGERLAAYAEQFGVPFEYKAIAKKWDAVQLEDLDIDRDEITVVNCLYRAENLHDESVKVESCRDAVLSLIGKINPDLFVFGIVNGAYNAPFFVTRFREALFHFSSIFDMLETIVPREDEERMFLEMEVFGREALNVIACEGWERVERPETYKQWHVRAMRSGLVQVPFDPDIMKTSLRKVNTFYHKDFVIDQDNRWLLQGWKGRTVMALSVWKPESKA, via the coding sequence ATGATTACTGATCCAGCCCCGGCTGATCGAACCCGCTTACCCGATCAACCTTCATCTCTAACACTCTTCGACGGTTACAACTACAGTCACGGCCTCTCCAACAACCAAAACGCCTTCGTGACGTCAGCGgcgggagaagaagaagatcccgCCGACGAGTTCGACTTCTCCGACGCCGTTCTAGGCTACATTAGCCAGATTCTGATGGAGGAAGACATGGACGATAGAGTCTGTATGCTTCAGGAGTCTCTCGATCTCGAAGCCGCCGAGCGATCTCTCTACGAAGCGATCGGTAAGAAGTATCCTCCCTCCCCCGAGCGTAGCTCGCCTTACGTCGAGAATCTTGACCACGTTGTTCCCGCCGGAGATCGTAACGGCTCCGGCGGCGGGTTTATGAGCGGCGGAATGAAGCCGATGAGCGGTGGTGGCTTCACGTTGGATTTTCGGAATCCTCAGAGTCGTTGTTCTCCTGTTCTGAGTGTTCCTCAGTCTCCGTACGGTGTACATGAATCGTCGAATGCTAGTAGGGAGGATCAGTCTGTGTGGCTGTTTAGGCGTGGGGTTGAAGAAGGAAGCGAGAGAAATGAGATGATTGTGAACTTCAGAGAGGACAGTAGGAGCAAAGTAAGGAGAAACCCTAACAGCGGCGAAGAAGAGAGGTGCAGCAAGCTGCCTGCAGTGTTCTCCGAGACGATTTTAAGGTCTGATGTGGTGGACAAGATCTTGGTTCATGTCCCAGGTGGGGAGAGCATGAAGGAGTTCGACGCGTTACGTGAAGTTTTGAAGAAAGGAGTGGGGAAGAAGAAAGCCTCAGCGCCTCAAGAAGGGAAGAGACGAGccagaggaagaggacgaggccgaggaggaggaggggtGAAGAAAGAAGTTGTGGACTTGAGGAGTCTTTTGATACATTGTGCTCAAGCTGTTGCAGCTGATGACAGCAGATGTGCAGGGCAGTTGCTGAAGCAGATACGGCAGCACTCGACGCCGTTTGGTGATGGGAACCAGAGGCTGGCTCATTGTTTTGCTAATGGTCTTGAGGCGCGGTTAGCCGGTACAGGAAGCCAGATTTACAAAGGGATTGTGAGTAAACCGAGGTCTGCTGCAGCTGTGCTCAAGGCTCACCAGCTTTTCCTTGCGTGTTGCCCTTTCAGGAAGCTATCTTATTTCATTACCAATAAGACGATACGAGATCTTGTCGGAAACTCTCCTAGAGTTCATGTTATCGACTTTGGTATCCTCTATGGTTTCCAGTGGCCAACTCTTATCCACCGGTTTTCGATATATGGAAAACCGAAGGTTCGGGTCACCGGGATTGAGTTTCCTCAGCCAGGGTTTCGTCCTACGCAGCGGGTTGAAGAGACTGGTGAGAGGTTAGCAGCGTATGCTGAACAGTTTGGTGTGCCGTTTGAGTATAAAGCCATTGCTAAAAAGTGGGATGCTGTTCAGCTTGAAGATCTTGATATAGACAGGGATGAGATCACTGTTGTTAATTGTCTGTACAGAGCTGAGAATTTGCATGACGAGTCGGTCAAAGTAGAGAGCTGTAGAGACGCTGTTCTCAGTTTGATAGGGAAGATCAATCCTGATCTTTTCGTCTTCGGCATTGTCAATGGTGCATACAACGCCCCCTTCTTCGTGACACGGTTTCGCGAGGctctttttcatttctcatcGATTTTCGACATGCTTGAGACTATTGTGCCACGGGAAGACGAAGAGAGGATGTTTCTTGAGATGGAGGTCTTTGGGAGAGAGGCATTGAATGTGATTGCCTGCGAAGGTTGGGAAAGAGTGGAGAGGCCTGAGACATATAAGCAGTGGCATGTCAGAGCTATGAGGTCAGGGTTGGTGCAAGTCCCGTTTGACCCGGACATTATGAAGACATCACTGCGTAAGGTCAACACATTCTACCACAAGGACTTTGTGATCGATCAAGATAACCGGTGGCTGTTGCAAGGCTGGAAAGGAAGAACCGTAATGGCTCTCTCTGTTTGGAAACCAGAGTCCAAGGCTTGA